The Salarias fasciatus chromosome 16, fSalaFa1.1, whole genome shotgun sequence sequence TATCCTCAAtgatttttctttgattttcatCCATCCGCACGGAACATGTTTCCCATGGTTCTTTCGATGATCCTGAGTTAACCTGAGACATGATTTGTACTTTGGGAggaaagaagtaaaaaaatccATGCCAACATGGAGTCCTCactatgtgtttttttttatttcttttgcagcatttgaatatttattttattttttgatcgTTAGTCtgatttttcctcctcctcctccaggttcaCCCTCACCGCTCAGAGTCTCTTCCAGATCAAGCGTCAGCTGGACAAACTGGGTGAGCTGGTGGTGAAGGTCACCTATGAGAGTGACCCCATACCGCTGCAGAAGCCTCAGATGGAAGAACGAGTTAAATATCTCATCTACCACCTCATCaagaggtacacacacacaaacacactcaaacacacacacagaggacactCGGAGCCGGTAGCAGTCTGATTGCTCTCTGAGGCAGGTGAGTAAAGCGCGGTGAATGATGGGAGATGTGGTGTTTTCTCAGCTCCTTTGTGGTGGAGAAGCAGCCGTGCATGCCCACACACCCGCAGAAACCCCTCATCATCAAGACAGGAGTGCAGTTCACCACCAAAGCCAGGTAATCACCATGAGGAGCGTCTTCAGGTCCTCTTTCTGCTGCACGCAGTCTTCATATTGGATGTTTTGGTGCGGTCAGGAGCTTCAATTCagcatttgtttccactttcTGACTCCTGGCAGACTCCTGGTCAAACTTCCAGAGGTGGACTATCAGCTGAAAGTCAAAGCAACATTTGACAAGTATAATCTTCTCttctttgaaatgaaacaatctGATTTTTCATTGTTCTCAGTCACTGTTTtaacagtgtttgtgtttgcatgtgtgtgtgtgtagagaccTCCCTCCAGGCAGAATGTGAGTATGGACACACCTCAACACAGCATGTGCTGCCGCCCTGTAATGTGAACGTGCAGAACTTTACACTGAGTTACAGACGTTATTGTTTccctgctgcagtgtgaagaACTTCAAACAATTACAAAGCAACATCCAAGTGTTCATGATTTCATTTCTCTTCCTTGCTACAGAACTTTACAGCTGGACTTTGTAAtaaatgctgtttgttttcacataGATTTTAAGTTGAtattaagaattttttttttttttaagaaattgtTTCTATTTGGTACATTTTAACTTCGGCCAGCCCATTATGTTCAGATGAAGTAGCTGTAGTGTCACACTGGGTTGTTTTCAGCTGTGGTTTCTCTCAGAAAGCAGCTTTAGTGCAGAGGTCTCAAACGCAGTTTAGTTCAGTTCCACAAACAGCCCAATTTCACCTTGACCGgtaaaaatagtaaaatagTGCCACAATGAAAGTCACTTGGCTGATCAGTGATAAAAAGAATTATTGTTGGTTTGGATCGTTACCACATCCAGTTTGTGCTCACTCCACACAGATGTAGAATGTAGAATTTCCGGGTGGTTTCACCTCTTTTTCTCCTCAGAAGTCGTCAGTTTTTCATCCTGACCAACAACACTAAAGTTATGGACATCGAGGACTACTCCAACGGCTGTCTCTCCGTGGAGTTCAGACACCTGGTGAGACCACAGCTCGGTCTGCGCCAATCCTCCCACTGATCACCAATCGCTAATCGTTAGAATGATGTCGTGTTTGTCTTCAGTAAACAATGAAAAGGCTGTAGGAAAGGGAAAGTTTGCATTGTGAATTATTTGTCTTTGCTTATTTCATTACTTCAGAATGTTAAATATCAAGCCAACTGACTCACAGTTTTTAACTCACAGCAGCtaaaagagaagaaatacaTCAATGGAACCAAAGGGAATGAGGTGAGTCATGAAAATTGAGGAGAAAGTAAAGTGAGTGTGTTTAGCTCATTAATgggttgttgtgttttctcctcagagCCTGCTGTCGGTGACGGAGGAGCTCCACTCTCTCAGTTTTGAGGCCTGCTTCACGGTGCAGGGCCTCACCATCGACCTGGAGGTCAGCAGAGCGGCATGCTAAAAGTCACCTTCCAGTCCGTCCTCTGCTTTCAGctcactgcgtgtgtgtgtgtgcgtgcgtgtattTTCTTCCAGACGTGTTCGCTGCCGCTGGTGGTGATTTCCAACGTGTGCCAGCTGCCGGGAGGCTGGGCCTCCATCATGTGGTACAACCTCCTGACTGATGAGCCGCGGGTGAGCAGATGGGAAAATCACTGCGTTAATGCTAACACCAACCTGCTTCTCTATAGCAGcatttgaataataataatgataatgtcTATTATTACTAActatgcttacacacacacatagtttACATatgcatacaaacacacatataaCACATATATCTAATTCAGCATGTCTGAAAAGGGGCAGGAAGAAGTAAAAGTTATGTCATTATTGtctttataattaaaaaaataaataaataaataagaagagCTGAATTCTTGAAGAGGGCTCTGATTCCACCTGGTCATGTTCCGGATCCCGTCTCGTCCCTTCGGTCCACAGAACCTGGCCTTCTTCGGGAACCCGCCTCGGGCCAACTGGTCGCAGCTCTCCGAGGTCCTCAGCTGGCAGTTCTCCACCTTCGCTGGACGCGGACTGAACAAGGATCAGctgagcatgctgggagagaaGCTCCTCGGTACGATCCACCCACTCCGCCGCACGGCGGCTGTGAGGAGAAATACAAGACCGAATATCAAACTCTCTTCATTCGTGCAAGGGGACAATATTGTTTATACACACAAGTAATGACAcctcttcatttaaaaatgttcacattttatATAATGAGCTTCTTTACTTTGGCatgttttctcttattttatttaaaattaaattagttTACTGAGCTAGTTACAGtgcttttaagttttttttttttaaatgagcatGAAGTtctatttaaaggtgcattaaggagtttgcacgtgttatgcgaaacagcaccccctgcaggccttgggcataatgcagcatagtgaaacactcgtgcctgtggcttgcgtgcacggaagaggggaactccttcctcgctcttttagtagcgcttgagtaaaatgtaagtttcttttacctggtggagtctgtgctggagctgtggcagtgctaggagccagtcttttcttactttctggaagatcctgctcagttgttgctcactaagcatctggcggagtaatggcggacaaaatgaaacttaaccagccggagcacgcattacgtcattcctttcaaattcttctcaaaaaaatgctggtgccggaccggcactgcaactttcaagtgacaatttagcgctgttagcggtacttgtaatgaatatgtcagggcacattgtacacatcattaaaaatgtgtaacatatttatggtggaaaataagtatttttaaggttgtaaaactcctaaATGCACCTTAATGTTTTAAATCTTTACTACACAACTAACTTCAATgcaattttctttgtttttttaatcttcagtaTAACGGAAGAAAAATAATTGTGAAATATTGATAATCCTAATCAGTACTGTATACAATTATAAATATGCCATTTGTTACTTTGGGCTATTTTACTTAAAATTTGTGCTTTAAATGGTCTTTCTGGTCTCTCTTATTTTTTCATTGACATACTTTTATTTAACCTACTTAGTATGTCATTTCAGGAGTGTGGCTACATGGATGTTTCAACACAATTTAACCACACTAAAGTCTTTTTCCTTTATTCCTGTTTCTAATCTTCACTGCTGAGGCATTTCAGTATGTGTTAGCTTTCAGAAACAGTGCTCTATAAttcatatttgtttaattttcacAATCTTTTGGATATAGAATACTGAGCCGctcacttcttctccttcatgttTCTGTAGGACAACATGGTTCCTGTGGTGATTATCAAGTGTCCTGGTCCAAGTTTTCAAAGGTGAAATGCTGCCTTCATGAATTCTGACACACCATCTCAGAGCTGCACTGCGGGTCAGGTCCTGATCAAGTGCTCATTTTGTTTCCTCCCATGTGCCTTAAAACCGTCCAGGAGAACATTCCCGGGAAGCCGTTCAGTTTCTGGTTGTGGCTGGACTTCATCCTGGAGCTCATCAAGAAGCACCTGATGCCCGTGTGGAATGAGAAGTAAGCACCAACCTCACCCGCACCGCCCTCAAATCATAACTTTCAACCAGAAATCAGAGCTACAGGCTGAAATATGAAAACGATGGGGGTCGTTGTTCCTCCGCCGTGCAGCTACATCATGGGCTTTGTGAGTAAAGAGACGGAGCGAGCCCTGCTGAAGGACCGGGAGCCCGGCACCTTCCTGCTGCGCTTCAGCGAGAGCCACCTGGGAGGAATCACCTTCACCTGGGTGGAGCGCGGCATGGACGGTGAGCGCTCCGTTAACCCTTGAGACAATCACGTCATAGACTGAAAGGCACACGTTTGTCCGGTGAGCGGTTCACTCTGCGTGACTCACtgggacttttttttcacaacaggTGAGGTGAAGTTCAACTCCGTGGAGCCGTACACTAAGAACCGGCTCACCGCGCTCCCGTTCGCCGACATCATCCGAGACTACAAGGTGATCTCGGACGGGGTCGTGCCCGAAAACCCGCTCAAGTTCCTCTACCCGGACATCCCCAAGGACGAGGCCTTCGGCCGCCTCTACAACAGTCAGCCCAGCAAAGGCAAGGCAGAGCAGCTCCACTTCCATCTCACGTCCGGGTCTGGACGTCTTACCGTTGGACGCTGTGCTCATTCCCGTTATGTGTTTCGCTGTTTCCAGCTTATCCCTACATACCGTCGACTCTGATCCCCATCTCTGAGCTGCCGTGAGTTCTGCACAAAACTTCTGTCCATCTTACTCCAGACCGGCTCAGTTTGCTTTAATAGAACTCCGTTTGTACTTGATTTCTATATCTAGAGCCGAGTAGTGAAGCACTGACTTGTCTTTTCTGATCCAGCTCCAACGTGCACACGTCGCCACCCCCCTGCCAGTCCCCGGAGCCCCCGATGACCCCCGGGGAGTTCGACATGCTCAATGAGCACCTTTGCTTCGACATGGACAGTGTAAGTTTGATCAAGCTCGTCAAATTCAAAtagttttttaaataataatatggAAGAAAAAACACCCTGGAAAACACATGTAGATATGAAGCATGAATTCCAActatgaaaaaagtaaaaaaagtaattacaaATGATCATATAGGATTACATATTGTAAATTCTAGTCAAGGGTGAGTAGAGGGTTGTTCCCAGGAGGTGGGCTCTCTGCCAGACTGTCACTGATGTCGTCGACCTTTCCTCTTCACAGATGACCCCGCCGTATTCAGAGTAAACCCCggagcttcagctcagctgtgaTCACAGACTCATGTTTTTTGTCTTAATTTTCACTGGAACAATATATTCATCCCTGTTTTTGATAGAAATATCGAAGtcacttttttattgttttgaattgaactgaatgtaTCTCCGCTGTATATAAACCAATAAAACTTTTTCTGGATTAAAGTTTTATGGTGATTTGTATTGGCTGCTGTTTGAATAAGGAAGaggggcttttaatttgaaggagtGTTTCGATGTCAGTGATGTTTACTTAATGCTCAGATTGCAGCTTCTTAACGGAGAATCACGTGATTCCCGGAGAGTCTGGTGGGCGTGGAGCTCATGAACTCACCAGGAAGTAACGAGGAAGGTTTGTTTATAACAGTGTTTACATGCctgtgaaatacagttaaagGAGCTGTGTGTTAACGACCAAAATAGGTCGTCATCTGGGTTGCTGTGCCTTCCCTGGTgctcctccctcttctccccTCCCCTGATACATCATCTCTCGGCTGGGGTTGGGCTGGGATCGGTTGCCCCCGCAGGGCTGCTGCCCGGTCCCACATCTTCGGTCCCCCATGGGCGGCAGTgtggggggtgaggaggggctGGGGGGTTGACTTTATTGGGGCTGTGGGGTGGTTGGGTGGGGAATggcctgctggtggtggtggtgtggtggtggtgtgtgtgtgtgtgtgtgtgtgtgtgtgtggggggggggggggggggggggtttatggTGGGGTGGCGCGgtgggggggcggtgggggtcGGGGGCGGGGGTGTGGGGGCtggaatttgaaaaaaaaaaaaagaataaggaAGATGATACATGATTGTGATGGACTGCCACCTATTGGCCATGTGGAGTCACTGCAGTCAGAAGTCaggggcttttaatttgaaggagtGTTTCGATGTCAGTGATGTttacttaaaggtataatacaacattttctcgaaaagacgaagccccacgtctgttactcacttcttgaacaacgcgcatgcgccagaccatccgcccggctctcctgcttctcccagaaaacgcggaagtgtacgagcgcaatctcctcttctccggcgtgcacggctctgtacagtttctgcgatccgcctcgctcataaagcttttttttttccgaaacagctacagtttcattatgtcagactcgccatcggtaagtacgagctcagaagctcaccggctacataaacactctgaatgcacatgcgcaaaagggagaagctgattgggcgcaagcacgtagaaccgccttacgaaagcagctcgtcagaatgattgacaaacagacccaccaattatttaggtgatccacccggaaatcaaaatgttgtattacacctttaatgcTTCTTGCAGCTTCTTAACAGAGAATCACGTGATTCCCGGAGAGTCTGGTGGGCGTGGAGCTCATGAACTCACCAGGAAGTAACGAGGAAGGTGTGTTTATAACAGAGTTTACATGCCTGTGAAATATAATTTAAGGACCTGTTTATTGAATCGAGTCAGTTCTTCAGGTTTATACCTGTAGTTGTCAAACAAGAAATGAATTCAAATCTGTTGAAGTCACACACAAATCAGTTTTTGAGATTGAGTACATCAGCAAAGAAAGGCAAATTTATACACAGCACCATCCAGATGCAAGCAACTCACAGTGCTTCACAAGTATGAAAGTAAAAACTGTATCAAAACAATACAATAAAGTACTTTTATAATCCTTGAATGAAATTCtttaaaacaaagtaaaatacgctgtttaatgaaaaactttagcaaataatattttatgtattgatttaaaagaaatgcttCAGCAGGAaatttgttccacaggtgaggagcagaggagctAAAAGTCGCTTCATTCAACATCCCACTCTTCGATAATGTTCTCATGTGAGAATGGAGACAACACCGGGTctgccggttgttggggctgtctggtgGCGGCAGGGCAGGGGCTCCTGGGGGCCTGGGTTGGAGGGTGCTGGCTCACGTCCGGGTAGCCGGGGTGTTCTGGGGTGGCTGTGGCTGGGGACCCTGGGCCCTGATGCCTGGGGGCCGTCCCCTCCCATGAGGGTGGGCGGAGGGGTCGGGCATGCTGCCACTGGCCTGGGTGGGTGCACACCCTGATGTCTGGTCGCTGCGCCGGAATCCAGGGTatagagtggggggggggggggggggggggggggggggggggggcacgaggaggctgtggaggggtgagggggttGTGGGTGGTATGACTGAGGTTtatatggatgtgtgtgtgtgtgtgtgtatgtgtgtgggtatATATGTGTGaatatgtacgtgtgtgtgtgtgtgtgtgtgtgtgtgtggctgtatATGTGTGGGCAATTGGATAGGTATGCATggtgggtgtgtgcttcttgggtcggtggctctctagCTCTGGTCACTGttcgccctggtcctgggggggagggggcgctCCTAGCCTTGCCCTTCATCAGGGGGCCCCTAGGTGACGGGGGcactgcggcatccccggacccctctctctcctcgctctcatgcacacacacgtcgGGTTTTGGGAGGCgtgcttatcaagttgggtgtggtggagggggccatctaaagccactttcacactggccaaaaaaacctgtttaaacccgcAAATAACCgactcctcatggcagtgtgaaagggtttaatggggggggggggggggggggggggggttgttgttGGTTCTTGGGCTCTTAGCTCTCTGGGGCCTGGGCCCCGGGGTTCCCGgtcggggctttcctctgctcTCTTCTGGACCGGCGCGTGGgtgtctgcctgggggagtgACTCGGATCTGGGTTCTGGGATGGCCACCGGGTATCTGAGCCCTGAGGGCCTCGcaggcctgcttctggccttgtCAGAGGTCATACATGCATGAACACTATCACATTTTCacaatcactcttcacattctacctgtgggCTCAGTTAACTTGTTTTcctgtggtgggttagactaatggtgatcagtagtaggcctctcctgatgcttcGGCGTAATTTTATACTCGATTTCTCAGTTTGCGCGGCCCCAGTTCACTAGTAGCGatattctccaaaaaaaaaaagtaaataaatagtCCGTAagatgccctctgtcatataCTTGTATAGGTGCAGTAGCTGATATATATACACTACcggtcaaaagttttagaaaaccccaatttttccagtgtttttttttttccttattttttttagcaattttgCATGTTAAACATACAACTTACCATGTGTACATAAAGAACATTGCACTTTGa is a genomic window containing:
- the stat4 gene encoding LOW QUALITY PROTEIN: signal transducer and activator of transcription 4 (The sequence of the model RefSeq protein was modified relative to this genomic sequence to represent the inferred CDS: inserted 1 base in 1 codon; substituted 1 base at 1 genomic stop codon); amino-acid sequence: MSQWKQIQQLETRHLEHVDYLYDDNFPMDIRQGLASWIESQDWDTAVNDESMATVLFKNLLSQLERTRSQELNFLQRHNMKIIQQQLQLKYSTNPAVMARVISTCLREERRILSSACMEEQGPLEKALQDSEAFERQKNMDNRVGIIRGSVQLMDQAVKYIEDMQDDFDFRYKTLQSRDAVDRNLTDXKKEVTKLQEMLNGLDFKGRXGEILLKMDVVIKEIEELMTSQLNPELLDWKRRQQVAAIGGPMLTGLEQLQNWFTLTAQSLFQIKRQLDKLGELVVKVTYESDPIPLQKPQMEERVKYLIYHLIKSSFVVEKQPCMPTHPQKPLIIKTGVQFTTKARLLVKLPEVDYQLKVKATFDKDLPPGRIRQFFILTNNTKVMDIEDYSNGCLSVEFRHLQLKEKKYINGTKGNESLLSVTEELHSLSFEACFTVQGLTIDLETCSLPLVVISNVCQLPGGWASIMWYNLLTDEPRNLAFFGNPPRANWSQLSEVLSWQFSTFAGRGLNKDQLSMLGEKLLGQHGSCGDYQVSWSKFSKENIPGKPFSFWLWLDFILELIKKHLMPVWNENYIMGFVSKETERALLKDREPGTFLLRFSESHLGGITFTWVERGMDGEVKFNSVEPYTKNRLTALPFADIIRDYKVISDGVVPENPLKFLYPDIPKDEAFGRLYNSQPSKAYPYIPSTLIPISELPSNVHTSPPPCQSPEPPMTPGEFDMLNEHLCFDMDSMTPPYSE